TACTGCACTTGTCTCTTTCCAAGAAATCCAGTCAGCCATGGATGCATTCTCACCGACTGCACACGGTGCACCCGTGATCCTCCTGTCCGGCCTTTTGCGATCAGATCGTTGCTGTTGCTGTCCAATCTTGCCGCTGCCGTCTACTACAGTTAGTTCTACACGCATGTTTGCATTGCCATTGCACGACTCCTTTTCGAAAAATTAACCGTGGCAGTGCAAGACAGTAAAACTTTGAGCGACTTTTCCTACGTGAGCCTGCTGCTGTCCTGCTGAGTTATTTTCCTTCCATATAATCACCATTCCTCTTATTTCCACCCCTTTCTGACCGCAATAAAAATACTGGGCCTGGACTACCAATTGCCCGGAAGGCTCGCCGGAAAGAGCTAGGCCTGTTTAGCCCGTTCTAGGAACCTGTATGTATAATTGCTCTCGGCCCAAGAGAGTCTATCGGGGCCAAAATTTATACGGCCCAACAGCCCAGCAATCAGCGAAGCGAGACCAGTCGGAGCCGAGCCAGATCCAGACTGACTCGGCCTGCCCACCACACAGACAACAGACGAGGCGAGCACCAGGGCCTGCCGACGACCACTGACGAGGCGAGCaccggcgatgggcggcggcggcgcgcacggcggcaCCACCTACAAGGGCTACACCATCCCGCACAACAAGCGCTGGCACACCGTCGCCGGCAAGGGCCTCTGCGCCGTCATGTGGTACGCACGCTTCCCCTGTTCGcccccttccctcctctccACACCCCCCCGGATCCATCCATTTCCTTCGAATCCGGTAGCTTCCCCCCCGGATTCAAGGATGCCTGAATGCCGCCGGCGATGACTCCCTGCTTTCCGCAAGAGGAACGCCGCGGTGGGATTCGCCCTCGCGGGTGGGCCTCGGGTAGATCAGGAAACGTTGGGGACAATTTCTGACAGGTTGTTCGTGCGCGGATTGTGAGGGCCTTGGGATGGGGAAGGGGGTTAAACGCGGTGCGATCCGTCTGTTGCCCGCACCGGCGCAACTATAGGCTTACTCCGCGTAGCAAAAAACCGATTTGGGGACCTGGAAATGGAGGTGGGTGACTGCCTTTTATGTCATCTCGTTTCGTTAACACTGTCCACCGATTGCTGCATCTGGGAGCACGATTGCTGTTGTGATCATCGCTGACAACTTTGCTCGCCAAAACCATCGTTGTGCAATTACGTTCGAATCCGGATTTTCATGCTTTAGGCTCTTGGGTAAATTTGATGGGAACTTTCTAACAGCTCTCGTGTAGTCGTGTGGCTTTTATCTCCCAGCTGTTCTTCTTGCAAGAGTTTGGGATCGATGCTTCAGTTGTTGTTTCATCTTCACATCAAACAAGATTGATTCAAGTCATTTCATTGTGTTTATATCCCTTGTCGGTAGTCTGTTAAGCAAAACTTATTCTCAGGTTCAGGATTTATGTCTACCGAATGAAAATGCAGTTTCTGAACGTGTGGGAAGTTCAGTTTGAGAAGGATACTGTAGTTGACATTCATCTTTACTACCTTTGCATCTTTATTGATCTGAATTATCAGAGACCAAACAGAAACATGCTATGGAATTTTTTTACACTGTAACTAGAAATCAAGTACTAGTACAACGATCCCATTTGCAGCATCACGAATGTATTTTGAATCAAGTTACACACGAAGCCACAATTATGGCTTTGCAGAAATGTATGTTGCGTCATATTGAAGCCTGCAGTTCTGCTGTGCATGTCCTTCAGCCAGCTTTCCCCTTTCTGTGAGCATAGATTGATTAAACAGCTTGAAAGTTGTCTTTCTCTTATGGCTGGAGCTTGGTACTCTTAATGCTGTATTTTTTCCCCCTGGGTTTTTAAGAGTACAAGTATGATGAATCATCTCAGATATGTTTAGACTTCAGAGTTTAGACCCCAAACATTCTAACAGCATAATTTGGGCATATTTTCACAAGCCACAAGCATAACCAAATTTGCTGCTTGTAGGTTTTGGGTTTTCTACAGGGCTAAGCAGGACGGTGCTGCGCTCTTGGTAatattctattttattttcgtCAACTTCCGCTCTACACTGTATCTTGGCTTCTTGAATACAAGCTAAATAAGTGCAATCTTTCAGGGTTTGCGCCATCCTTGGGATGGGCATGATGATCACTCTCATGGTCATGGGCATGAACATGAGGTATTAGCATATGTTCCCCTGCCTTCACTTAGCAATATGCTTTAGCTCATTTTGTTAATAAATCTGAAAAAGGTGCTACTTATTGAGTACTCTGAATTTACAATCATTTGCAATGTTACATTTAATTGTTTTTATTTCTCTTCCCATCAGGTTTCTTTTCACAATTTTTTTGATGTATTATAGTTTTGAGAATTTGATAACCAGATAGATAGATGTTGCTGCATATCTAACCTTGTGACTGGTAGTGATAAAAACAGACGTATCATGTGCTGAGATTGCATAATCATTCTAATGTCATCACTATAGGGTGTTTTGACTGGTAAGGCTATCACTTCATGAACTGTAGCTTGTTTCATCTGGAGGTACCAACTAGTTGATATTTCTGCTTGTCAACAAATTCTTGATGAGCTTGTTAATTGGCTTAGTTCATTCTTCATTGTGTAAGCATGCTTTATTATTCCTTTTGACATGGACATGCAACACATGATGATCTAGCGTCGGTGGAGTGGGAATGATAATTCCCATAAACTGTCAGCAGTCTTTATTGGCTGTGTTGATCAGCTTAGTTTCATTCTCTGTTGTGTAAGCATGcttgtttttccttttgaaatGGACCTTCAATACATGATGGCTTTGCATTGGGGGAGTGCGAC
Above is a genomic segment from Setaria viridis chromosome 4, Setaria_viridis_v4.0, whole genome shotgun sequence containing:
- the LOC117853730 gene encoding NADH dehydrogenase [ubiquinone] 1 beta subcomplex subunit 2, which produces MGGGGAHGGTTYKGYTIPHNKRWHTVAGKGLCAVMWFWVFYRAKQDGAALLGLRHPWDGHDDHSHGHGHEHEASSSSSSSH